Proteins encoded by one window of Desulfovibrio inopinatus DSM 10711:
- a CDS encoding response regulator transcription factor — MPGKILIVDDEVHIRMLLEQTLEELEEDFDVEILSASNGEEGLGIIVEEKPDLVFLDIMMPKLNGYEVCQKVKADPALRNVNIVLLTAKGQEVDRKQGLELGASRYMTKPFDPDEVLDVAKELLNIEDSLA; from the coding sequence ATGCCTGGCAAGATACTAATTGTAGATGATGAAGTTCATATTCGGATGCTTCTCGAACAAACACTCGAAGAACTGGAAGAAGACTTTGATGTCGAGATTTTGTCCGCTTCGAATGGAGAAGAGGGGCTTGGTATTATTGTTGAGGAAAAACCAGATTTGGTTTTTCTTGACATTATGATGCCGAAACTCAACGGGTATGAAGTTTGCCAAAAAGTAAAGGCCGATCCTGCGCTACGGAATGTGAATATTGTATTGTTGACAGCGAAAGGACAAGAAGTGGACCGTAAGCAAGGATTAGAACTTGGGGCAAGCCGGTATATGACGAAGCCGTTTGATCCCGATGAAGTCCTGGATGTGGCAAAGGAACTCCTCAATATTGAAGATTCTCTTGCATAG
- a CDS encoding IscA/HesB family protein, whose product MIELTDSALKQLEAYFADKEKTPIRIYLSAGGUSGPRLALALDEPKDTDDNVDANGFQFIIDKELYGKAAPISIDMSYMGFQINSQLEFGGGSCGSSCSSGSCSC is encoded by the coding sequence ATGATTGAACTGACCGATTCCGCATTGAAGCAGCTTGAAGCGTACTTTGCGGACAAAGAAAAGACGCCTATTCGCATCTATCTGTCCGCCGGTGGCTGAAGCGGGCCGCGCTTGGCACTGGCTCTGGATGAGCCAAAAGATACCGACGACAACGTTGATGCAAACGGCTTTCAATTCATCATCGATAAAGAATTGTACGGCAAAGCTGCTCCAATCTCAATCGACATGTCCTATATGGGATTCCAGATAAACTCCCAGCTTGAATTCGGTGGCGGTAGTTGTGGGTCATCATGTTCCTCAGGATCCTGCTCCTGCTAG
- the pyrR gene encoding bifunctional pyr operon transcriptional regulator/uracil phosphoribosyltransferase PyrR produces the protein MNIPTTPVKEMLVLGSAEMAKTLKDLVDAVAADLAVDNRLAIIGIQRRGVELAERIKGALEERLGTTIPLGKLDINMYRDDWTTSVKQPNIGPTHIDFAIDDLNILLVDDVLFTGRTIRSALEAILDYGRPKAVKLLVLVDRGHRELPIQADYVGMRVDTAPAERVDVFVSERDSEDKVCLSCRADD, from the coding sequence ATGAACATACCCACTACGCCCGTGAAGGAAATGCTCGTTCTCGGTAGTGCCGAAATGGCCAAAACCTTGAAAGATCTTGTCGATGCCGTCGCCGCCGACCTCGCTGTCGATAATCGGCTTGCCATTATCGGCATCCAACGCCGTGGTGTCGAACTGGCCGAACGTATCAAAGGAGCACTTGAAGAGCGGTTGGGAACCACGATTCCTCTCGGCAAGCTTGATATCAACATGTATCGAGACGACTGGACCACCTCAGTGAAACAACCCAATATCGGACCGACGCATATCGACTTTGCCATTGATGATCTCAATATTCTTTTAGTCGATGATGTGTTGTTCACAGGGCGGACCATTCGTTCAGCTCTGGAAGCTATATTGGATTACGGACGCCCTAAAGCTGTGAAGCTCCTTGTCTTGGTCGACCGTGGTCACCGAGAACTCCCGATACAGGCAGACTATGTCGGCATGCGTGTCGATACGGCACCGGCTGAACGCGTTGACGTGTTTGTCAGTGAACGTGATAGTGAGGATAAAGTTTGTCTCTCCTGTCGTGCTGACGATTAA
- the argB gene encoding acetylglutamate kinase: protein MDNEHAKAKILLEALPYIRDFYHKTVVIKYGGHAMKDEALKRSFALNVILLKYIGVNPVIVHGGGPQIGTMLDKLGINSHFREGLRVTDDATMDVVEMVLVGKVNKQIVGLINLLGGECVGLSGKDGHLIKARKLEMVLGKKDATPEIIDLGKVGEVASINADLIRTLTHQDFIPVIAPVGVDESGETYNINADSVASAVACALDAKRLVLLTDVPGILDENKELISTIDMRAASLAIEQETISGGMIPKAKCCMEAVLAGVEKAHIIDGRIENSLILELFTKSGIGTEFVLKL, encoded by the coding sequence GTGGACAACGAACACGCTAAAGCCAAAATACTTCTTGAGGCACTGCCCTACATCCGAGATTTTTACCATAAGACCGTAGTCATTAAATACGGCGGGCATGCCATGAAGGATGAGGCGCTCAAACGCAGCTTTGCGCTCAATGTCATCTTGCTCAAATATATTGGGGTCAATCCGGTTATTGTGCATGGCGGAGGACCGCAAATCGGAACCATGCTCGATAAACTTGGCATCAACAGCCATTTCCGTGAAGGGTTACGCGTGACTGACGACGCCACGATGGATGTGGTTGAAATGGTGCTCGTCGGCAAGGTCAATAAACAGATTGTTGGCCTCATCAACCTGCTTGGTGGAGAATGCGTTGGCTTGTCGGGGAAAGACGGTCACCTGATTAAAGCACGAAAGCTTGAAATGGTGCTGGGTAAAAAGGATGCAACCCCTGAAATTATTGACCTGGGAAAAGTGGGTGAAGTCGCATCCATCAATGCTGATCTCATTCGGACGCTAACGCACCAGGATTTTATACCGGTCATTGCACCTGTCGGCGTGGATGAATCCGGCGAAACTTACAACATCAACGCCGATTCCGTTGCATCGGCCGTTGCTTGTGCGCTTGATGCCAAACGACTTGTATTGTTGACGGATGTTCCTGGCATACTGGACGAGAATAAAGAGCTTATTTCCACTATAGATATGCGCGCCGCGTCATTGGCCATTGAGCAGGAAACCATTTCCGGCGGCATGATTCCCAAAGCAAAATGCTGCATGGAAGCCGTTCTTGCCGGAGTGGAAAAGGCACACATCATTGATGGACGCATCGAGAATTCTCTTATTCTTGAGCTGTTCACCAAATCCGGAATTGGGACAGAGTTTGTTCTGAAACTTTAA
- the hslU gene encoding ATP-dependent protease ATPase subunit HslU, with translation MSTMTPREIVSELDKFIIGQKDAKRMVAVAMRNRWRRQQIDPSLRDEIAPKNILMIGPTGVGKTEIARRLAKLSNSPFYKVEATKFTEVGYVGRDVESMVRDLMEIGINLVRQEEIDRVRVKAEKQAEERLLDLLLPGGVPQAQPPQGSPLGTALVTPPPPSFEVESSQSAPSDDKLSTRDKLKKLWREGKLDDKQVDIEVTAQSPQVEIMAMPGMEDIGSQFKDIMGKMFPQKKKMRRMRVKDAYEVLLQEESERLVDMDKVTDLARERVEQTGIIFIDEIDKICGKNSGAGVDVSREGVQRDLLPVVEGCVVNTKYGMVSTDHILFIAAGAFHLSKPSDLVPELQGRFPLRVELSPLSRDDFFRILTEPKNALSLQYPALLATEGVTLTFEKEALEEVAAFAQQINEETENIGARRLYTIMEKILTDLSFEAPDRSGETVVVDRDFVVGQLEDVAEDRDLSRYIL, from the coding sequence ATGAGCACAATGACGCCACGAGAAATCGTGTCTGAACTCGACAAATTCATCATCGGCCAGAAGGATGCAAAGCGCATGGTGGCCGTTGCAATGCGCAATCGTTGGAGACGTCAACAAATCGATCCCTCATTGCGTGACGAGATCGCCCCCAAAAATATTCTGATGATTGGGCCAACCGGGGTGGGAAAAACTGAAATTGCTCGCCGATTAGCTAAACTGTCGAATTCTCCCTTCTACAAAGTGGAGGCGACCAAATTCACGGAAGTTGGGTATGTCGGACGCGATGTCGAATCCATGGTGCGCGACCTCATGGAGATTGGCATCAATCTCGTTCGCCAGGAAGAAATCGACCGCGTTCGCGTGAAGGCGGAAAAACAAGCCGAAGAACGACTTCTTGATTTGTTGCTGCCAGGGGGAGTTCCGCAGGCGCAACCTCCTCAGGGATCGCCGCTCGGGACAGCGTTGGTTACGCCACCACCGCCTTCTTTCGAAGTAGAGTCCAGCCAAAGCGCTCCGTCCGACGATAAATTGTCGACGCGGGACAAACTGAAAAAATTGTGGCGTGAAGGCAAACTTGATGACAAGCAAGTCGATATCGAAGTGACTGCCCAATCTCCTCAGGTGGAGATTATGGCTATGCCGGGCATGGAGGATATCGGCTCACAGTTTAAAGACATTATGGGCAAGATGTTTCCGCAGAAGAAGAAGATGCGGCGCATGCGTGTGAAAGACGCCTATGAAGTCTTGCTGCAAGAAGAGTCGGAACGTTTGGTTGATATGGACAAAGTCACGGATTTGGCTCGGGAGCGCGTTGAGCAGACCGGGATCATTTTTATTGATGAAATCGATAAAATCTGTGGAAAAAATAGCGGTGCCGGAGTGGATGTGTCACGCGAAGGCGTGCAACGAGATTTGTTGCCGGTTGTTGAAGGCTGTGTCGTTAACACGAAATATGGCATGGTCTCCACGGATCATATTTTATTCATTGCGGCTGGCGCATTTCATTTATCCAAACCTTCGGATCTCGTTCCCGAGTTGCAGGGACGTTTCCCGTTACGCGTGGAACTGTCTCCTTTGAGTCGCGATGATTTCTTCCGCATTCTGACCGAACCCAAGAATGCTCTTTCCTTGCAATATCCTGCATTGTTAGCGACGGAAGGCGTGACATTGACCTTCGAGAAAGAAGCTCTTGAGGAAGTGGCCGCGTTCGCTCAACAAATCAATGAGGAAACCGAGAATATCGGGGCTCGCCGGCTGTATACCATCATGGAAAAGATTCTCACTGACTTGTCGTTCGAAGCGCCTGATCGGAGTGGTGAAACGGTCGTTGTCGATCGTGACTTTGTTGTGGGACAGCTCGAAGACGTGGCCGAAGACCGCGATTTGTCGAGGTATATTCTTTAA
- the hslV gene encoding ATP-dependent protease subunit HslV: MEIRGTTILAVKDANGVALAGDGQVTLGQNMAMKHGAKKVRRLYKNKILIGFAGSTADAFTLFERFESKLEEFAGNLTRAAVELAKDWRKDKYLRRLEAMLVTADAETVLILSGNGDVIEPDDGLAAIGSGGAFALSAARALKQNTSLSAAEIAQKAMEIAANICVYTNDNITLETISKNPDESS; this comes from the coding sequence ATGGAGATTCGTGGAACGACGATTCTGGCAGTCAAAGACGCCAATGGCGTGGCCCTTGCCGGAGACGGACAGGTAACGCTGGGCCAAAACATGGCCATGAAGCATGGGGCAAAAAAAGTACGCCGTTTGTATAAAAACAAAATCCTTATCGGCTTTGCCGGTTCCACGGCGGATGCTTTCACCCTGTTTGAACGTTTTGAGTCCAAGCTTGAAGAATTCGCTGGCAACCTGACGCGAGCGGCCGTAGAACTTGCGAAAGATTGGCGAAAGGATAAATATTTACGCCGACTTGAGGCCATGCTTGTGACGGCTGATGCCGAAACGGTTCTCATTTTATCCGGAAACGGCGACGTCATCGAGCCCGATGATGGATTGGCCGCTATTGGTTCCGGTGGCGCGTTTGCTTTGTCTGCTGCCCGGGCGCTCAAACAAAACACATCGTTGTCCGCTGCGGAAATAGCACAGAAGGCCATGGAAATTGCCGCTAATATTTGTGTGTATACCAATGACAACATTACTCTGGAAACCATATCGAAAAACCCCGACGAATCATCATGA
- a CDS encoding ATP-binding protein, protein MPNPFSGFESPHDIPLSKRLSYRQARNAFVVALLLGLMISTAVILNDLRLERQTLYSTIQHVVEVVSMPARQALHDLDDGLARQVVEGLVRFRYIHEAMIVDDFGSILASRTRPELMGDWGWLLKKLKPHEIEYTFDVMSPDQPKSLGLILVRVDSRATLGPILDRMATVLGLGIVSSLVFACILTILFNRSLTFPLVAMIRRLADVNPEEPGSSLIPIPPGHRTDELGLLAVTTNRLLQTMDASLQTRHEINQKRIEAEQNYRRIVENAVEGIMQAGPDGQVLAANPAMMYMLGYEDEKEFKDNVRDVDRDMYFDPMDRAALLYCLNETDIVTEFQTRFWHRDGSVLWVSVKARGVKSASGELLLIDAMIEDITERKKALDELARLNTHLEEKVNHRTRELAERNTELECANIALTQMDEIKSGLLSMVSHELRTPLTSILGFAKLIDKEFAGTFLPLTGKEKKLVQRGGRIRDNLGIIVHEGERLTRLISDFLDLEKIESGRILWNEKDVNIFSLLEDVVDSVAGQFLEKEDVCFEATIPHGDLQLQVDPDRLRQVFINLLNNAAKFTDKGCIALRASRHDSFVRISIEDTGIGIPKSEHKNIFGKFHQVSQPDMLGERPRGTGLGLAICQQIVEHYHGSILVESEPEVGSTFHVDIPIEENACAHPFPLDVEVESNNDVMKPLILVVDDDPGVRSFLRQFLFRKGYRVIVATNGRQALEMAQETRPDLVTMDLLMPVMNGRETIAAFRSDANLSSIPIMVISVMGDADDHNVADAALSKPIDEDRLVDMINSLLNGAHSTEPALALQTNGKPDIEPAFALARESLEYCREYELYKRLESGFQGTVIVSSRAAAAVDFERVASYSGVQVLLLPDSIRSSVTL, encoded by the coding sequence ATGCCGAATCCGTTTTCCGGTTTTGAATCTCCACATGATATACCTCTCTCTAAACGACTTTCATATCGGCAGGCTCGTAATGCCTTTGTCGTTGCATTGCTGCTTGGGCTAATGATTAGTACGGCTGTCATCCTCAATGATTTACGATTAGAGCGACAAACACTTTATTCCACGATTCAACATGTCGTTGAAGTTGTTTCGATGCCTGCAAGGCAGGCGCTGCATGACCTTGATGATGGGTTGGCACGGCAAGTTGTGGAAGGGCTTGTAAGGTTTCGATATATTCATGAAGCAATGATTGTTGACGACTTTGGGTCCATTTTGGCGTCGAGAACGCGACCGGAGCTCATGGGAGATTGGGGCTGGTTGCTCAAAAAACTGAAACCACACGAAATTGAATATACGTTTGACGTCATGTCTCCAGATCAGCCAAAATCTCTTGGTTTGATTCTCGTGCGAGTAGATTCCCGTGCTACCCTCGGGCCTATCTTAGATCGCATGGCTACAGTCTTAGGTTTAGGGATCGTATCCAGTCTTGTTTTTGCCTGTATCCTAACGATTCTTTTCAATCGTTCCCTGACTTTTCCTCTCGTCGCTATGATTCGACGTCTCGCCGACGTGAACCCCGAGGAGCCTGGTAGTTCGCTTATCCCTATCCCTCCTGGTCATAGAACTGACGAGCTGGGATTACTTGCAGTCACGACTAATCGTTTGCTTCAGACGATGGATGCCAGCTTGCAAACCCGACATGAAATCAATCAAAAGCGTATTGAAGCAGAACAAAATTATCGTCGAATCGTTGAGAACGCCGTTGAAGGGATTATGCAGGCAGGGCCTGATGGGCAAGTTTTGGCGGCAAACCCTGCCATGATGTACATGCTGGGCTATGAAGACGAAAAAGAGTTCAAAGATAATGTTCGTGATGTGGACCGCGATATGTATTTCGATCCAATGGATCGGGCTGCTTTGTTGTACTGTTTGAATGAAACCGACATTGTTACCGAATTTCAGACACGGTTCTGGCATCGAGACGGGTCCGTTCTGTGGGTATCGGTGAAAGCTCGGGGAGTGAAAAGTGCCTCAGGGGAATTATTGCTCATCGACGCTATGATTGAAGATATTACTGAGCGCAAAAAAGCTTTGGATGAACTTGCACGGTTGAATACGCACCTTGAGGAGAAAGTAAATCACAGAACACGCGAATTGGCTGAACGTAATACGGAATTGGAATGTGCCAATATTGCCTTGACCCAAATGGACGAGATCAAATCGGGCCTGTTGTCCATGGTTTCGCACGAGCTTCGCACCCCGCTGACGTCCATTCTCGGGTTTGCCAAATTGATCGATAAAGAATTTGCCGGGACGTTTCTTCCTCTTACCGGAAAAGAGAAAAAGCTGGTTCAGCGAGGGGGTCGCATTCGTGACAACCTTGGAATTATCGTCCATGAGGGCGAACGCCTTACACGCCTTATCAGTGATTTTTTAGACCTTGAAAAAATCGAATCCGGCCGTATTTTGTGGAATGAAAAAGATGTGAACATCTTTTCATTACTTGAAGACGTTGTTGATTCCGTGGCGGGACAGTTTTTGGAGAAAGAAGACGTCTGTTTCGAAGCAACCATTCCTCATGGCGATCTACAGCTCCAAGTCGATCCGGATCGTCTGCGACAGGTTTTTATTAATCTTTTAAACAATGCAGCAAAATTCACAGATAAAGGTTGCATCGCCTTGCGTGCATCCCGACATGATTCTTTTGTACGTATCTCGATAGAGGATACAGGTATCGGTATCCCCAAAAGTGAGCACAAGAATATTTTTGGAAAGTTCCACCAAGTCAGCCAGCCTGATATGTTGGGCGAAAGACCTCGGGGAACGGGCCTTGGATTGGCTATTTGCCAACAAATTGTTGAACATTACCATGGCTCCATCCTTGTGGAATCGGAACCTGAAGTGGGAAGCACGTTTCATGTTGACATCCCCATTGAAGAAAATGCCTGCGCACATCCCTTTCCTCTCGATGTGGAAGTTGAATCGAATAACGATGTCATGAAACCTCTGATCCTCGTCGTGGACGATGACCCTGGAGTGCGCAGTTTTTTACGGCAATTTCTTTTTCGGAAAGGGTACCGGGTTATTGTTGCAACCAACGGTCGTCAAGCCTTGGAGATGGCACAGGAGACTCGGCCGGATCTCGTGACGATGGATCTTCTTATGCCGGTCATGAATGGTCGTGAAACCATTGCGGCATTTCGCAGTGATGCCAATCTTTCATCCATCCCTATTATGGTCATTAGTGTTATGGGAGATGCAGACGATCACAATGTGGCCGATGCTGCATTGAGCAAGCCTATCGATGAGGATAGACTTGTGGACATGATTAACAGCCTGCTGAACGGTGCCCACTCCACGGAACCGGCTCTCGCCTTGCAGACAAACGGCAAACCTGATATCGAGCCCGCTTTTGCTTTGGCGCGGGAGAGTTTGGAATATTGCCGTGAATATGAACTCTACAAGCGGCTTGAATCAGGATTCCAAGGGACTGTCATTGTTTCGTCCAGAGCGGCGGCAGCAGTCGATTTCGAACGCGTCGCATCGTATTCCGGTGTGCAGGTGTTGCTTTTGCCCGACAGCATTCGCTCAAGCGTAACGTTGTAA
- a CDS encoding HAD family hydrolase — translation MKTQAIIFDLDGTLLNTLTDIANAINVALSMHNLPTHPENAYRTMIGNGLEKLVERALGPQNTSYFSVVLADAHTEYGKRLDQATAPYPGINAMLADLVRMGLPLAILSNKPHDLTLDSVKTYFPETPFAVVAGAKPNVPLKPSADAALAICQELSVSPNQTIFVGDSQMDIKTAVNAGMFGAGVSWGFRDREELLQAGASVVINRPDELLALL, via the coding sequence ATGAAAACACAAGCCATTATTTTCGATCTCGACGGAACGCTTCTCAACACGCTGACCGATATCGCTAACGCCATCAATGTCGCGTTATCCATGCATAATTTGCCCACGCATCCGGAGAACGCATACCGCACGATGATTGGCAATGGCCTTGAAAAGCTTGTTGAACGCGCTCTTGGCCCTCAAAATACCTCCTATTTTTCCGTTGTCCTTGCCGATGCCCATACGGAATACGGAAAGCGCCTGGACCAAGCAACAGCACCATATCCGGGAATCAATGCAATGCTGGCTGATCTGGTTCGCATGGGACTGCCATTGGCCATTCTTTCCAACAAACCACATGATCTCACTTTGGATTCAGTAAAAACCTACTTTCCGGAAACCCCCTTTGCGGTGGTTGCTGGCGCCAAGCCGAACGTTCCGTTAAAACCGTCAGCCGATGCCGCCTTGGCGATTTGCCAAGAATTGAGCGTCTCCCCAAACCAGACGATATTCGTCGGCGACTCACAGATGGACATAAAAACGGCCGTCAATGCCGGCATGTTCGGTGCTGGAGTATCCTGGGGATTTCGAGACAGGGAGGAACTCCTTCAAGCAGGTGCCTCAGTTGTAATTAATCGCCCGGACGAACTTCTTGCATTATTATAG
- a CDS encoding HAD family hydrolase — translation MSYAVIFDMDGVVIDSEPIHQRVFQEIAAKRGITLPPGALAAYIGRSPIVQWTDLKNTYQLDERPEDIAAEQMDRYLAVLAEIRPGPMPGLSSLLTYLTNEGVLMALASSNTRKVVDAVPDMLGIGQFFSQRISGQDVTHAKPAPDVFLAAAQKLNVPAPRCIVVEDATNGVKAAKAAGMRCAGLQIPGTGDQDLSLADIIVPSLVELEHAFATGLWWS, via the coding sequence ATGTCGTATGCTGTTATTTTTGATATGGATGGTGTTGTTATTGATTCTGAACCCATCCATCAACGTGTTTTCCAAGAAATTGCCGCCAAACGCGGTATTACATTGCCTCCAGGGGCCTTGGCCGCCTATATTGGCCGCTCCCCTATTGTTCAGTGGACCGACCTGAAAAACACCTACCAGCTTGATGAGCGTCCCGAGGACATTGCTGCAGAGCAAATGGACAGATATCTTGCGGTATTAGCCGAAATCAGGCCCGGACCGATGCCAGGGCTCTCATCGTTGCTTACCTATTTGACCAACGAGGGCGTTCTCATGGCCCTCGCCTCTTCGAATACGCGTAAAGTTGTTGACGCGGTGCCCGACATGCTCGGTATCGGCCAGTTTTTTTCACAGCGTATCAGCGGTCAAGACGTGACACATGCCAAGCCGGCACCAGATGTTTTTCTGGCAGCTGCACAAAAACTCAACGTTCCGGCTCCACGTTGCATTGTTGTCGAAGATGCAACTAATGGCGTCAAAGCCGCCAAGGCCGCAGGCATGCGTTGTGCCGGGTTGCAGATCCCTGGCACAGGCGACCAAGATCTTTCTTTGGCGGACATTATTGTCCCGTCGTTAGTTGAATTGGAGCATGCTTTTGCAACCGGCCTCTGGTGGTCCTGA
- a CDS encoding VOC family protein encodes MHLSHIAIWTSDLERSKHFYETWFGGRANTKYHNQQTGFTSYFLSFSTGARLEIMQRPDITSLNSSDGEQLGLAHMAFSVGNADDVDTLTERFRAAGVVIASEPRTTGDGYYESVVLDPDGNRVEITT; translated from the coding sequence ATGCATCTGAGTCACATCGCTATCTGGACATCGGACCTGGAGCGATCCAAACACTTTTATGAAACATGGTTTGGTGGAAGAGCAAACACCAAGTACCATAATCAACAAACCGGATTCACATCGTATTTCCTGTCTTTTAGCACAGGAGCACGGCTGGAAATCATGCAGCGTCCCGATATCACATCTCTAAATTCATCTGACGGCGAACAACTCGGTTTGGCGCACATGGCGTTCTCTGTTGGCAATGCCGACGATGTCGACACCTTGACCGAACGTTTTCGAGCGGCCGGTGTCGTCATTGCTAGCGAGCCCCGAACGACAGGAGATGGATATTACGAAAGTGTCGTTCTTGATCCCGACGGAAACCGAGTTGAGATTACGACTTAA
- a CDS encoding FmdB family zinc ribbon protein encodes MPIYEIECADCGFSGEVIASITQTSPPCPSCASTNTQKRMAATSSLTGKESSGLPGPSDTGCCGSRPQHAGCAGPGSCCGKAGL; translated from the coding sequence ATGCCTATATACGAAATCGAGTGTGCGGATTGTGGATTTTCCGGGGAAGTTATCGCATCCATCACGCAAACCTCTCCCCCATGTCCATCGTGTGCCAGCACAAACACACAGAAACGTATGGCTGCGACAAGTTCATTGACCGGGAAAGAATCGTCTGGTCTTCCTGGTCCATCAGATACAGGATGCTGTGGTTCCCGCCCCCAACATGCGGGATGTGCCGGCCCAGGATCGTGCTGCGGAAAAGCAGGTTTATAA
- a CDS encoding Mrp/NBP35 family ATP-binding protein, with protein sequence MSENSCGSGGCATNKEAEEKKMAELMGRIKNKIVVLSGKGGVGKSTVAANLAVGLSLEGNKTGLLDVDVHGPSIPRLLKLTGTRPGVRNDTMIPVEYSWNLGVMSVGFLLPDEHEAVVWRGPVKGSVIKQFLDGVEWGERDYLIIDCPPGTGDEPLSVLQFLGKDAKAVIVTSPQAVAMDDVRRSITFCRLMDTEIIGIVENMSGFVCPDCGAVHNIFDTGGGERLALDAGVPFLGRIPIDMEAAKAGDNGEALLAVKSDSPASQAFKHVVRAVIKSSKK encoded by the coding sequence ATGTCGGAAAATAGCTGTGGAAGTGGTGGTTGCGCTACCAATAAGGAAGCCGAAGAAAAAAAAATGGCCGAATTGATGGGCCGCATCAAAAATAAGATTGTTGTCTTGTCGGGAAAAGGCGGCGTAGGGAAAAGCACCGTTGCTGCAAACCTGGCTGTGGGCCTGTCGCTTGAAGGCAACAAAACCGGTTTGCTTGATGTCGACGTCCATGGCCCGAGCATCCCTCGCCTGCTCAAACTGACAGGTACCAGACCCGGTGTACGCAACGATACGATGATCCCAGTAGAATATAGCTGGAATCTCGGCGTAATGTCCGTTGGCTTTCTGCTGCCGGATGAACACGAAGCTGTTGTTTGGCGTGGACCAGTCAAAGGCAGCGTCATCAAGCAGTTTCTTGACGGAGTGGAATGGGGCGAGCGCGATTACCTTATCATTGACTGCCCTCCTGGAACTGGCGACGAACCGCTGTCCGTCTTGCAATTTCTTGGAAAGGACGCCAAAGCGGTTATTGTCACCTCTCCTCAAGCGGTAGCGATGGACGACGTTCGCCGCTCTATTACATTCTGCCGGCTTATGGATACGGAAATCATCGGTATTGTGGAAAATATGAGTGGTTTTGTTTGCCCGGATTGCGGAGCCGTCCACAACATTTTCGACACGGGCGGCGGTGAGCGTCTCGCGCTTGATGCAGGTGTTCCCTTTCTCGGCCGTATTCCCATCGATATGGAAGCTGCCAAAGCAGGTGACAATGGCGAAGCTTTGTTGGCCGTCAAAAGTGATTCTCCGGCGTCGCAAGCCTTCAAGCATGTTGTTCGCGCTGTTATTAAATCAAGTAAAAAATAG